The window TACTAGGGTGGTACTAAGGTGGTCCTAGGGTAGTACTAAGGTGGTACAAGGGTGGTACTAAGGTGGTACTAGTGTGGTACTGGTGTGGTACTAGGGTGGTACTAAGGTGGTACTggtgtggtactggggtggtaatAAGGTGGTACTAGGGTGGTACTAAGGTGGTACTAGGGTGTTACTAGGGTTTTACTGGTATGAAGGTGCTACTAAGGTGCTACTAAGGTGGTACTAGGGTGGTACTAAGGTGATACTAGGGTGGTACTAAGGTGGTACTAGTGTGGTACTGGTGTGGTACTAGGATGGTACTAAGGTGGTACTATGGTGGTACTGGTGTGAGGTGGTACTAGGGTGATACAGGGGTGGTACTAGGGTGCTACTAAGGTGGTACTAGGGTGGTACTAAGGTGGTACTAAGGTGACACTAGGGTGGTACTAAGGTGGTACTAGGATGGTACTAAGGTGGTACTAGGGTGGTACTGGTGTGGTACTGGGATGAGGTGGTACTAGGGTGGTACTAAGGTGGTACTAGGGTGGTACTGGTATGAAGGTGGTACTAAGGTGGTACTAGGGTGTTACTGGTGTGATGTGGTACTAAGGTGGTACTAGGGTGGTACTAAGGTGATACTAGGGTGGTACTAAGGTGGTACTAGTGTGGTACTGGTGTGGTACTAGGGTTGTACTAAGGTGGTACTAGGGTGGTACTGGTGTGGTACTGAGGTGAGGTGGTACTAAGGTGGTACTAGGGTGGTACTAAGGTGGTACTAGGGTGGTACTAAGGTGGTACTCGGGTGAGGTGGTTACTAGGGTGGTACTAAGGTGGTCCTAGGGTGGTACTAAGGTGGTACTAAGGTGGCACTAAGGTGGTACTAGGGTGGTACTAGGGTGGTACTAGGGTGGAGTAGGCCTGAGGGGGAGATACGTACTGGGGTTGTACTACAGTGAGGTTGATAAATTCCAGTAACATTTCCAAAATTCCTAGAAGTCCTGGTAGGAATATTCCTGGAATTTAGGAGGGAATACGCAGGAACACCGGTAATCCCCCCAACCAGAATGTTTGTAAAACCTGGGAATGGTGGGAAAGACATTTGCTGGAATGTTGCTGCCCTAGTTGGTTCTGGTGATATTTTCCACACAGAAACATTTTACAGTATTCAAACATTTCCCAAGAGTGAAAAAAAACAAAGAAGAGACAGAAACGTGAGACAGGTATAAATGATTGTTATTATAATTGTTTAAGATATGAACACATCTCACTGCAATGGGCTATACGAACcacacactacctctcaacaagGTAAGACACAAACTAACTCTGCAGAGCACCTCATCCACTCACTGGTAGGTATTGGTGATGCTCATCACCTCATCCACTCACTGGTAGGTATTGGTGAAGCACAGCACCTCATCCACTCACTGGTAGGTATTGGTGATGCTCATCACCTCATCCACTCACTGGTAGGTATTGGTAATGCACAGCACCTCATCCACTCACTGGTAGGTATTGGTGATGCACAGCACCTCATCCACTCACTGGTAGGTATTGGTGATGCACAGCACCTCATCCACTCACTGGTAGGTATTGGTGATGCACAGCACCTCATCCACTCACTGGTAGGTATTGGTGATGCTCATCACCTCATCCACTCACTGGTAGGTATTGGTAATGCACAGCACCTCATCCACTCACTGGTAGGTATTGGTGATGCACAGCACCTCATCCACTCACTGGTAGGTATTGGTGATGCACAGCACCTCATCCACTCACTGGTACAGTAGGTGAAGCACAGCACCTCATCCACTCACTGGTAGGTATTGGTGATGCTCATCACCTCATCCACTCACTGGTAGGTATTGGTAATGCACAGCACCTCATCCACTCACTGGTAGGTATTGGTGATGCTCATCACCTCATCCACTCACTGGTACAGTAGGTGAAGCACAGCACCTCATCCACTCACTGGTAGGTATTGGTGATGCTCATCACCTCATCCACTCACTGGTAGGTATTGGTAATGCACAGCACCTCATCCACTCACTGGTAGGTATTGGTGATGCTCATCACCTCATCCACTCACTGGTAGGTATTGGTGATGCACATGACCTCATCCACTCACTGGTACAGTAGGTGAAGCACAGCACCTCATCCACTCACTGGTAGGTATTGGTGATGCACATGACCTCATCCTCTCACTGGTACAGTAGGTGAAGCACAGCACCTCATCCTCTCACTGGTACAGTAGGTGATGCACAGCACCTCATCCTCTCACTGGTAGGTATTGGTGATGCACAGCACCTCATCCTCTCACTGGTAGGTATTGGTGATGCCCATCACCTCATCCACTCACTGGTACAGTAGGTGAAGCACAGCACCTCATCCTCTCACTGGTAGGTATTGGTGATGCACAGCACCTCATCCTCTCACTGGTACAGTAGGTGAAGCACAGCACCTCATCCACTCACTGGTACAGTAGGTGAAGCACAGCACCTCATCCACTCACTGGTAGGTATTGGTGATGCCCATCACCTCATCCTCTCACTGGTACAGTAGGTGAAGCACAGCACCTCATCCACTCACTGGTACAGTAGGTGAAGCACAGCACCTCATCCACTCACTGGTAGGTATTGGTGATGCCCATCACCTCATCCTCTCACTGGTACAGTAGGTGAAGCACAGCACCTCATCCTCTCACTGGTACAGTAGGTGAAGCACAGCACCTCATCCACTCACTGGTAGGTATTGGTGATGCTCATCACCTCATCCACTCACTGGTAGGTATTGGTGATGCCCATCACCTCATCCACTCACTGGTAGGTATTGGTGATGCTCATCACCTCATCCACTCACTGGTAGGTATTGGTGATGCCCATCACCTCATCCTCTCACTGGTACAGTAGGTGAAGCACAGCACCTCATCCTCTCACTGGTAGGTATTGGTGATGCCCATCACCTCATCCTCTCACTGGTACAGTAGGTGAAGCATTGTTTCTTGCCTTTAATTAAATATCACAACAGTGCTTTCTTTGAATAAAGGTTTGTATAGTCCAATTTCCAAAGGTCTCTATCGTTGTTATTGCAATGTAGGGGCAAACTAGGACACACTAAAAAAAAGTAACATTTGGCTTCATTGACACGTACCCCCATATAGACATTGTACTGAAACACAGCGGATTGACGGAAACAATAGGTGGTCGTCTattccagtggttcccaaactgtggggtgCCCAGAGTTTGGGAACCATTAGACATGACAAAATTGTAAAATAATTGCAAGAAAATTAGCATTTAAACGGCAACAATTTCCTTGCACCCcatatgacaaaatgtgtagaattgcaggaaaaaaGCTTTTAAACCTGCTAAATTCTCTCCGCCAACAAGCGGGGTGTCAACAGTTTgcgtcatgaacagtgcttgtgtcCATAGGGGGGGACGGGGACGGTACGGGACGAAGGGGCGTGGGACGGGGGTGGACGGTACGGGATGTTACCCAACGCTGGAGAGGGGGGCTCCGAGTGAaaacgtttgggaacccctgATCTATACCGACAACAGAACACAAGGACAGTTTATTATTATTGCAAATCAAAGACGTGAAAGTCGATGCCAAACCATTGTTGACAACCCCTAAAACCACGAATAGGACAACTGAGGTATTTCAGATtagactcagacacacacacacacacacccacacacacacaccctgccatcTTGCTCTGCATATACATACAATGTGACCATTATGTAGAGATGAAGAAACTGTACCATATGCTATCCCTTACTGTTGACACTGTTTAATCCATAGGACTCTCGATGGATGGGTTCTATCCCTCACTGTTGATACTGTTTATTCCATAGGACTCTGAAAGGATGGGTTCTAACCGTTACTGTTGACACTGTTTATTCCATAGGACTCTGGATGGATGGGTTCTAACCGTTACTGTTGACACTGTTTATTCCATAGGACTCTGAATGGATGGGTTCTAACCGTTACTGTTGACACTGTTTAATCCATAGGACTCTGAATGGATGGGTTCTAACCATTACTGTTGACACTGTTTAATCCATAGGACTCTGGATGGATGGGTTCTAACCGTTACTGTTGACACTGTTTATTCCATAGGACTCTGAATGGATGGGTTCTAACCGTTACTGTTTAATCCATAGGACTCTGGATGGATGGGTTCTAACCGTTACTGTTTATTCCATAGGACTCTGGATGGATGGGTTCTAACCGTTACTGTTTATTCCATAGGACTCTGGATGGATGGGTTCTAACCGTTACTGTTTATTCTATAGGACTCTGAATGGATGGGTTCTAACCATTACTGTTGACACTGTTTATTCCATAGGACTCTGGATGGATGGGTTCTAACCGTTACTGTTGACACTGTTTATTCCATAGGACTCTGGATGGATGGGTTCTAACCGTTACTGTTGACACTGTTTATTCCATAGGACTCTGGATGGATGGGTTCTAACCGTTACTGTTGACACTGTTTAATCCATAGGACTCTGGATGGATGGGTTCTAACCGTTACTGTTGACACTGTTTATTCCATAGGACTCTGGATGGATGGGTTCTAACCGTTACTGTTTATTCCATAGGACTCTGGATGGATGGGTTCTAACCGTTACTGTTTATTCCTTAGGACTCTGGATGGATGGGTTCTAACCATTACTGTTTATTCCTTAGGACTCTGAATAGATGGGTTCTGTTTGGGTGACAAGACACCAGGTCCCATATTCATTAAGCCtcccagagtaggagtgctgttcTCAGATCCACTTTGTTAAGACTATAATGAATGGACTGGGGGGGGCGGGGAACTTGATCCTAGATGAGTGTTCCTCCTCTGggacgctttatgaatacaggtccCCTGAATCTCAACAGTATGTCTTTTAACCCCAAAACTATAGGacaacataatgccagggtagggACAGACAGATAACCACTGTGGAAGTACAACATAGTATTAATGAATATATGTTGTGCAACATAGTATTAATGAATATATGTTGTGCTTTTACATATGAATTAAAAAGAACGATTCAATATATCACCGTCATCACGCGATGGGACCTCTGATGACTCGTGACTAACCAGGAACTAGAAATATCCCCTTCACATTTAAAACGTTTGGTGTTAACTACGTGTTACAGTTTTGTCGGCAATATGCAGCCCGGTGGACCAACCATGACGGGTGTAACACGCCTGCAGTCTCGTAAATGAGGTGATCTTGAAGGATGTTGCAATATCGACGATCTATCAACCCGTTTTAAAAACCAACAGCCCTTTCAATGTCAGATTGATTGAAACAATCATGACAATACTATAAGTCGTTTTCCCCTTGATATGACGCAGGACCAGTGACCCCTTTCGACCAACAGAcggttcaccccccccccccccccccctccccccccacccccccacccccacccaatGTCCGTCGTGCACTTAAAGTAACTTACCAAAGTGACAAACCGTGTCCATAAGGAAAAAAGCGCAAAATATTGCTTCATGGCATTTTGTGAAAATTATATAAAAATATTTTCTATATAACACTTTTATAGCCTTGGCTTGTAAATTCCCCATCATCACATTCTctatacacaaaaacacacaaactgattttttttttttttttacacaatatACTAATCTTATTTTTGTTCCTCATTTttgctatgtactgtacattggtATCTAATGTGCAAATTAATAATTTAAGTTGTGTAAAACTCTCAAATGAATACAaaatcatatatttttttacatttaaatggTGAGAGTCCATGAACCACGACACAATAAAAAGGATCCCAAACGTCATTATATTCAGGAGTTGTTTGAAGAGCGTTCTCTCTGTAGATATTTAACATCTTTGGCCAGGAGATTTCATGTTATTTTGTCGTTGTTAATAAACCCTAATGGGTAGCAACACCACACAGCACCTGTAAAATAACAACCAAGATAATCAACTGCTGATGAAAACATGTTCGGTTTATCTAAGACCTGTAGAATGTAGAGGAAAAcattaaatacaaatattttgtgAGGCAGACCAAATCAAACTAGCATTGAAACAGTCTCCCTGCCCTCCCTGTGATAAGGAGTACGATTCATTAAAACCAATtcgattttgttgttgtttcgtTTAAACCATGTAATCAATGTGAGTGCACACTGCAAACTTAAATTACAAAGTGCATTTTCACCACACGAAACGGTTATTTTCCTTAGTGTGGGTTTCTTTGCGTTCGACTGAATATCCTGCCTATTGTTGTCTATTGTCTTTCAGCTGCGCCAGAGGATTTGAACTCTCTACTGAAGCCAACAGGAGTGCATAGACAACAGAAAGGGTTCACAGTGAGTTGCCTTTAGGACAAATATTGatccaaaataaaaaataaaaaaccctGTTGAAGTTACTAGCGTATTGCTTTGAGAAGTTTGTTTTGAAAGTTGGTTGAAGGTTTTAAATCAAAACAGCCCAGTTTAAGTTTGAAGTTAGGCTTAAGTTTAAAGTTTAAGTTTTGAACCACTGCACAAAAAATTGCAATTTTGCTATTTTATGTGTAGTGTATGTGCCTGAAATGATATCTGAGTTTGCCATTCAAGTTGTGGgcaaaaaaacacagacatttcTCCATAAACTAACTAAAAGTTGAACCAAATTATGTATTTTTTAAAAACGAACAAAGTTATAAATTCCTGCTGGCCAAAGATGTTAAGTGGACAGAGAGATCTACCCTGCTTGTCATCAAGTAGTCGTGTCCTTTACAGTAGCCTCCTGTACTgtacactgagacagaggaagtGACAGGAATCAAACGTTTTTAAACAGAGCAGGCGATCACCTGGCTCtgagcatgtctgtctgtctgtcttgatgTCCCAACGTCCACAGACAGTCTATTGAGTAGACctgttctctttccttctctatgGGACACAGTCCTGTTGTCTTTCTGTTGTGTTGCGTTGTCAGCAGCAGGGTTTGCAGTACCTGTAGTGTGATAGATAGTACACCAGGCTAGAGTAGCAGCACCTCTGGCTGGCGCGGTGTCAGAGGCTATCCAGGCCTACTGAGGACCTTGGCTTCCCACTCCTTGTGTTTCAGATCCTCCTTGAAGCAGTAGGAACAGTAGTTATCTGTCTCTGGTCGCCCGTAGAAGGAGCACTTCTCCCTCTTGCATCGCCTCTGCTGCAGGCAGTACACCAGGCAACCCCCACCAGCGTTACCCATCTGACTTTTGACCTTGTCGGAACCCGAACCCGTCCTGGTGACGCTACTGCTCCCCCAGGTCTGAGGCAAGTCGACGTCGGCGAACTCCAGACAGTCCTGTATGTGACTAGCGTTGAAGCCGTTGGTATAGGTATGGGACTTGTGCTCCCCGGGCATGTTGTAGGGCTCCGTGGTGCCTGGGACCCCCGGGTGGGCGTGGTTGACCCCGCTGCCCAAACGGACCCCAGACAGGCGGGCTGGAGAGTAGCTCTGGGAGGACAGAGAGCGGTTCTGCTGGGGGTAAGTGGCACAGGTCTTCAGGGTGCCCACCAGAGGAGGCTTGTAGCTGGGCTGGGGGTCGTCCGGCTGGAAGCTGGGTGCCTGGAGGGCCTGGAGGTTGACGTCTCTCAGGTGGATGATACTGGACCTCTGGATGGGAGGGGTATGGCTGTAGTGGGCTGACACTGGGACTGCAGTTGGGACGAGGCCGGGGACAGGGGGGACGGACCccggtctcctggtagcaccGTTGCTGGGGGAGGAGTGGGGCGAGGGGCTGTGGCGGCCCTGCATCTTCAGGGCAATCTGTGGGGGGATGTGAGGGGTATGGCTTTGGTGGTGTCTGGCTGGGGAAGAGATGAAGTCCTGGGGAAGGGGAATAGGAGGAGgagggcaggagggaggaggaggaggggtgcgggtgtctcgctccctctccctctctctctccctttctctctctctctccctctctctctccctctctctctccctctctctctccctctccttttctctctctctttccttctccctctctctctcccggtgaGGGGCGCTCTCCTGCTCTGGTTTCTTCAGGGCGTTGGAGGACCCGTTGGTCGTAGTCGTCGTGGTTGTAGAGTTTGCTGCAGgtttcttctctccttccttcctcctcgtctcctgcTCGGCAGAGAAGCGCTCCTGAGCGGAGGTCAGGTAGAAGGAGATCATCTCCTCGTGGAACTGGTGgcgatgggaggtgaggagaagGCCAGCGAAGATGAACTTCCTCTCGCCCTGCATGGCGGCTCTCAGTATGTTGAGGCTCAGCTTGACGTCTGTGCTGTACTTCCAGTGCTCCGACAGGGCCTTATCCCCGACCAGTCTGGCCAGGAGaccccccctgtccctgtcccgttCCCCGGGAGGAGAGGGCACGCCTGGGGGACGCTCGGTGGGAGACGGGCTGGTGGTCTTGTCCGAGGAGAACGACGTACTCGCAGACTggccttccttctctcctcctcctccatccttccgTGCTTTCCCCTCCtttttctccttcttcttctctacATTATTCTCTGTCCCTCCTCCGTTGCCGCCCCCTCCTCCTCCGTTGCTGCCCCCCACTCCTCCGTTGTTCCGGCCGCTGCCTCCGGAGTTGGAGCGGTTGATCTTTCCGTGGACCAGCCCTCCCAGACCTCCCATGTTCTTCTTCAGCTTGATACCCAGGGTCTTGCTGAAGCTGCCTAGCTTGTTGGCCACAGAGTCCGTCCTGGTCTTGTCCTTGTCTTTACGTTGTTGCTGCCTCTCCGTCTTCTCCTTGGGATCCTTGTCCTTGGTGGAGACCTTGCCGTTGTTGACGTTGGAGTTGCTGCAGACGGAGTCGCGGTCGGAGTCCATGGAGTCGGCTAGAGACTGGACGTCATCGCCCCCGTGGGACGCCGTGGGAGACTCCGGTTGGGCCAGgggagcctggagagagagagggagagggagggaggggtgagaagGGATGGAGAGGAAGCACAATCAGTAAATGATGTTGATCGGTCTAATCTACTCATTTTCAAGACTTTGACAGCAAATTGTAGTTTTCTTAATTCGTTGTATATAGACAGTAAGGTGCTGGGGAGCTGGCAGTACAACAAGCATGCAGAACAACCTATCAAATTCATTTACAACAATTACTTGCTGGCATTAGCCAATCAAtgtggaagaggaagaggagaggtacCCTGGTCTCAGATGGTATCCTGATCCATGTTACGTTCATGTAGTTATGCAGCAGGTTCAGTTTGGCTTCCAGAGACAGGATTAAACTGAGGAGGGAGAAAGGTTACGGACattaggggcggcagggtagcctagtggttagagcgttggactagtaaccagcaggtagcctagtggttagagcgttggactagtaaccagcaggtagtctagtggttagagcgttggactagcaaccagcaggtagcctagtggttagagcgttggactagtaacaggcaggtagtctagtggttagagcgttggactagtaaccagcaggtagcttagtggttagagcgttggactagtaacgagcaggtagcctagtggttagagcgttggactagtaaccagcaggtagcctagtggttagagtgttggactagtaaccagcaggtagcctagtggttagagcgttggactagtaaccagcaggtagcctagtggttagagtgttggactagtaaccagcaggtagcctagtggttagagcgttggactagtaaccagcaggtagtctagtggttagagtgttggactagtaaccagcaggtagcctagtggttagagtgttggactagtaaccagcaggtagcctagtggttagagtggtggactagtaaccagcaggtagcctagtggttagagtgttggactagtaaccagcaggtagtctagtggttagagcgttggactagtaaccagcaggtagcctagtggttagagcgttgggccagtaaccagcaggtagcctagtggttagagcgttggactagtaaccagcagttagcctagtggttagagcgttgggccagtaaccagcaggtagtttagtggttagaacgttggactagtaaccagcaggtagcctagtggttagagtgttggactagtaaccagcaggtagcctagtggttagaatgttgggccagtaaccagcaggtaacctagtggttagagggttgggtcagtaaccagcaggtagtctagttgttagagtgtttggccagtaaccagcaggtagcctagtggttagagcgttggactagtaaccagcaggtagcctagtggttagagcgttgggtcagtaaccagcaggtagcctagtggttagagtgttgggccagtaaccagcaggtagcctagtggttagagcattggactagtaaccagcaggtagcctagtggttagagcgttggactagtaggcagcaggtagcctagtggttaaagcgttggactagtaaccagcaggtagcctagtggttagagcattggactagtaaccagcaggtagcctagtggttagagcgttggactagtaagcagcaggtagcctagtggttaaagcgttggactagtaaccaacagGTTCAGTTTGGCTTCCAGAGACAGGATTAAACTGAAGGAGGAGAAAGGTTACGGACATTAGATATCAACAGTAAATCTGGATTATAAATGCTACGCTTTCGaagaaatataaactcaacaacaaaaacaaaagaaacttcccctttttcaggactccgtcttttaaagataattcgtaaaaatccaatagagcgttgggccagtaaccagcaggtagcctagtggttagagcgttggactagtaactagcaggtagtctagtggttagagcgttggactagtaaccagcaggtagcctagtggttagagcgttggactagtaaccagcaggtagcctagtggttagagcgttgggtcagtaaccagcaggtagcctagtggttagagtgttgggccagtaaccagcaggtaacctagtggttagagggttgggtcagtaaccagcaggtagtctagttgttagagtgtttggccagtaaccagcaggtagcctagtggttagagcgttggactagtaaccagcaggtagcctagtggttagagcgttgggtcagtaaccagcaggtagcctagtggttagagtgttgggccagtaaccagcaggtagcctagtggttagagcattggactagtaaccagcaggtagcctagtggttagagcgttggactagtaagctgcaggtagcctagtggttaaagcgttggactagtaaccagcaggtagcctagtggttagagcattggactagtaaccagcaggtagcctagtggttagagcgttggactagtaagcagcaggtagcctagtggttaaagcgttggactagtaaccaacagGTTCAGTTTGGCTTCCAGAGACAGGATTAAACTGAAGGAGGAGAAAGGTTAGAGACATTAGATATCAACAGTAAATCTGGATTATAAATGCTACGCTTTCGaagaaatataaactcaacaacaaaaacaaaagaaacttcccctttttcaggactccgtcttttaaagataattcgtaaaaatccaatagagcgttgggccagtaaccagcaggtagcctagtggttagagcgttggactagtaactagcaggtagtctagtggttagagcgttggactagtaaccagcaggtagcctagtggttagagcgttggactagtaaccagcaggtagcctagtggttagagcgttgggtcagtaaccagcaggtagcctagtggttagagtgttgggccagtaaccagcaggtaacctagtggttagagggttgggtcagtaaccagcaggtagtctagttgttagagtgtttggccagtaaccagcaggtagcctagtggttagagcgttggactagtaaccagcaggtagcctagtggttagagcgttgggtcagtaaccagcaggtagcctagtggttagagtgttgggccagtaaccagcaggtagcctagtggttagagcattggactagtaaccagcaggtagcctagtggttagagcgttggactagtaagctgcaggtagcctagtggttaaagcgttggactagtaaccagcaggtagcctagtggttagagcattggactagtaaccagcaggtagcctagtggttagagcgttggactagtaagcagcaggtagcctagtggttaaagcgttggactagtaaccaacagGTTCAGTTTGGCTTCCAGAGACAGGATTAAACTGAAGGAGGAGAAAGGTTAGA is drawn from Salvelinus fontinalis isolate EN_2023a chromosome 4, ASM2944872v1, whole genome shotgun sequence and contains these coding sequences:
- the otud7a gene encoding OTU domain-containing protein 7A, producing MDAVCVCVRVCVCVCVCVCVCVCVCVCVCVCVCVCVCVCVCVYVCPAGKNWDLSSALSDYEQLRQVHTVNLPTVFNEDRYYRQPDHDTPQHLSKVERPGVQRQEDNMQEKRLSRGISHASSAIVSLARFHVASECSSEQFPLEMPIYTFQLPDLSVYSEDFRTFIERDLIEQSTMMALEQAGRLNWWATMCTSCKRLLPLATTGDGNCLLHAASLGMWGFHDRDLVLRKSLYGMMKSGAEREALKRRWRWQQTQQNKESGLVYTEEEWEREWNELLKLASSEPRTHSSKNNNNTGGVDNSEDPVYESLEEFHVFVLAHVLRRPIIVVADTMLRDSGGEAFAPIPFGGLYLPLEVPPNLCHCSPLVLAYDQAHFSALVSMEQKDQHQEQAVIPLTDSEHKLLSLHFATDPGKDWEWGRDDSDNIKLASLILSLEAKLNLLHNYMNVTWIRIPSETRAPLAQPESPTASHGGDDVQSLADSMDSDRDSVCSNSNVNNGKVSTKDKDPKEKTERQQQRKDKDKTRTDSVANKLGSFSKTLGIKLKKNMGGLGGLVHGKINRSNSGGSGRNNGGVGGSNGGGGGGNGGGTENNVEKKKEKKEGKARKDGGGGEKEGQSASTSFSSDKTTSPSPTERPPGVPSPPGERDRDRGGLLARLVGDKALSEHWKYSTDVKLSLNILRAAMQGERKFIFAGLLLTSHRHQFHEEMISFYLTSAQERFSAEQETRRKEGEKKPAANSTTTTTTTNGSSNALKKPEQESAPHREREREKEREREKERERERERERERERERERERERERERERDTRTPPPPPSCPPPPIPLPQDFISSPARHHQSHTPHIPPQIALKMQGRHSPSPHSSPSNGATRRPGSVPPVPGLVPTAVPVSAHYSHTPPIQRSSIIHLRDVNLQALQAPSFQPDDPQPSYKPPLVGTLKTCATYPQQNRSLSSQSYSPARLSGVRLGSGVNHAHPGVPGTTEPYNMPGEHKSHTYTNGFNASHIQDCLEFADVDLPQTWGSSSVTRTGSGSDKVKSQMGNAGGGCLVYCLQQRRCKREKCSFYGRPETDNYCSYCFKEDLKHKEWEAKVLSRPG